Within the Gemmatimonadota bacterium genome, the region CCAGCCCCTGGCCTTGACCCAATCCCGGCGGACGGTCCGGGAAGTAACCCCCACCACGGCCGCCGTCTCCTCCTCGGTCAGCCCGCCGAAGAAGCGGCATTCGACGACCTGGGCGAGGCGCTCATCGAGAAGTGAGAGGCGCGCTATTGCGGAATCCAGGGCAATGAGGCTGTCGGCCCGCTCCTCGGCCAGGTGCAGGGCGTCTGTTACCCCCAACTCGAGCTGGCCGCCACCGCGCTTGGCCGCCTGCCGCCGGCGTGCGTAGTCCAGGAGGATGCGGCGCATGACCGTGGCTGCGACACCCAGGAAGTGAGCCCGGTCCTTCCACTGGACGCGCGTCTGGTCGACCAGCCGCAGGTAGGCCTCGTGGACCAGATCGGTCGTGCTCATGCTGTGGTCCGGCCGCTCCTGGGCGAGCTGGCGGTGAGCGATGCGCCGCAGCTCGTCATACACGGCGTCGACCAGCCGGTGCACGGAAGCCTGGTCGCCCGCCTGGGCGTCCAGCAGCAGGGTCGTGACGTAGTGCCGGGTGTCCATCCGAGCCCTTGTCCGGTTTCCCCGCTCTTTTTCGCGTTTCAACAAGGGAGAGGTAAGAAGCGCCAAGACGTGGAACCGGAGCGGCCGTGGAAGTTCAGCCATCGCGGAGCTCGCGGCGGCAGGGAAAGCCCTTGCCGTCACCGGGGAGCGCTGCGGCCAATTTAGAGCCGCTCCGTGGTCGCGTCCATAGGAGGAAGACATGAAAGACATGAGTAGGGTTGCAAAAGCCAAATCCGCTGGCCTCCTGGGCCGCGCCAAGATTCGCTGAGGGACTGCGGTGAAGAGGCCGATTTTCTTACTCCTGGCCGCTCTCCTGTCACTCGGGCTGCTGCTCCCTCGGCCGGCCACGGCCGAGCCCAAGTTGATTACCGAATGTCAGGCGGTCGAAGCGCCAGGCTCATACCTGGTGGCCAATAACCTCGAGAGCTCCGGTGACTGTCTGGTCATCCTGGCCGATTTTGTCTCGATCGACCTGGGCGGGTTTAGCCTGACAGGGCATAAGCCGCAACGAGCGGGCCCTTGGGCTGGGGTCACGGATCAGGGCTCGGACCGCCTGGGGATTACCGTGCGCAACGGCACGCTCAGGAACTTCAATATCGGCATCGACCTCAGCAAAACGGTCGGCGCCCGGGTTGAGGCGGTACACGTTGTTATCGACAGCGGCATCGGAGCTGATGGGATTCGGGTCGGCCCCGGCAGCGTCGTGACCGGCAATTTCGTCCGGGGCGGCAGCAATGCCGGGATCTTCGCCCTGGAGGGGAGTATCGTGACCGGCAACGCGGTCCGGAACCAGGGGGTCGTCGGGATCCACGCCCTGCACGGCAGCATCGTGTCCGGCAACACCCTCGTGGAAAACGCTCTGGGGATGCACGTCGAGTCAAGCGGCACGGTGACGGGCAACGCCGCTTACAAGAACAAGGACGGGATAGAGGTGCTCTGCCCCAGCACCGTCCTCGGGAACACGGCGGTCAGCTACGGCGAAAACTTGCGTCTCCTGCCCGGTTGGCCAGGGGCTCCTCCGTGCCATACTGGCCATAACGCTGCCCCCGCGCCGGCGCCGTGACCAGTCGGCCGGGGCTCGCATCCACGGCGCGGGCGGTGGCGCGAGCCTCGTCGTGGCAGTCGCCGCGCAAACCTTATCCACAGCGGTAGGGTGTCCCATGGCCAAGCGGATCACAAAACGCGGCCGGATCTGGGTGGCGGCTCTTCTTTCGATCTCGACTGCCGGATGCGACGGCGCGGACGACCTGGCGACCGGAATCCCAGCAGAGGCAGAAAGGGCGGGGCCTCCGGCGTTCTCGGCGGCGGCCGGGACCGGCCTCTGCGCCCCACCTGCGGCCAGCTTGCTGAGCTGGTGGCCGGGCGATGGCGACTTCAGCGACGCCGCCAGCGGGCGGAACGGGACAGCCGTGGGCTCGGTGCGCTTCGCCACGGCGGTGGTCGGCAAGGCCTTCGGGTTCAACGGCTCGAGCTACGTCAGTGTGGGGGATGACCCCGTCTGGACTCTGGGTACTGACGACTTCACGATCGCGGCCTGGGTGAACTTCAACAGCGTCGTGGGCAATCTGCCGGTTGCCGGGCACGACGAGGGGCCCGGCTTCCTGAACAAGTGGATCTTCTGGCGCGACCAGGGGGCGCTTCGGTTCCATGTGAACAGCCCGAGCCTGGGGCCGCAGGATGTAGTCGTCGCACCCTGGTCGCCCGCCGCGGGGCGCTGGTACCACGTGGCCGTCTCCCGCAGCGGCAACACGTTCCGCCTCCACATTGACGGCTCCGAGGTGGCCACGGCGACCTCGAGCATCTCGATCCCCGATCCCGCGTTCCCGCTCACCATCGGCCGGGCCGAGGGTGCTTTCCTGAACGGCTGGATCGACGAGCCCGCCATCCACAAGCGTGCCCTCACTCAGGCGGAGATCGCCACCATGTACGCGGCAGGGAGCAGCGGGACGTGCCAGGGCAGCGGCAGCGGGCCGTGCCTGGCGCGGCCCTCGAACCTCTTCGCCTGGTGGCCGGCGGAGGGGAACTTCGACGAGGTGGTAGCAGGCCGGAACGGCAGCTCGGTAAACGGCGTCGCCTTCGCCCCTGGCAAGGTGGGCCAGGCGTTCAGCTTCAACGGCACCAACCACGTCAGCGTGGCGGACGAGCCCGTGTGGACGCTGGGCAGCCGGGCCTTCACCATCGAGCTGTGGGTGAAGCTGAACCGGCCCGCCCAGGGGCGGGACGCGTTTATTGCCCACGACGAGGGGCCGGGCGAGCTGAACAAGTGGATCTTCTGGCAGGATGTGCGGGGGCACCAGGGTTTCAGC harbors:
- a CDS encoding sigma-70 family RNA polymerase sigma factor — protein: MDTRHYVTTLLLDAQAGDQASVHRLVDAVYDELRRIAHRQLAQERPDHSMSTTDLVHEAYLRLVDQTRVQWKDRAHFLGVAATVMRRILLDYARRRQAAKRGGGQLELGVTDALHLAEERADSLIALDSAIARLSLLDERLAQVVECRFFGGLTEEETAAVVGVTSRTVRRDWVKARGWLYRELSGDAAP